The genomic region GTGCATCTACCCGTTCATTGTTGATGTCGAAGCCGACGACGTCACGGCACGATCCAAAAGCGACCGCCAGTGGTAGCCCGACATATCCCAGCCCAATGATGGCAATAGGGCCCGACTTGATGCCTGATGTTGTCATCGGATTGGTCGCTTTGTTCGTTGAGATCGGTTGCCTGAATCTCGCTTCAGGGTTCAGCTCTGCCTGGCTGGCGCTGGTGCCTTAGCACCCCTTGCAGAAAGAAAAAAGTGGCAGCGTCGTATGCCTCATGCAGGCGTTGCCGACCGGGATGCTGGGCCGAAGTGTCCTTCCTCAACAAGTCCGGCATGGTCGGAAAGTATCTTTCGTGCGGCCAGGGCATCTTCATCCTCCAGCGCTGCTTCCAGTTTCTTCATGATTGCCGAGAACTGACGCTTGCCGAACCGGGTCTCGCGCGCGCGCAAAATCTTGGGGTGTGGCGTGGGGAGCGTTTCGGCGTCAATCAGCAGTTCCTCGTATAGTTTTTCGCCCTCCCGCAAGCCGGTTATGCAAATCTCGATGTCGCCATCGGGGTTTTCGCCGTCCTTTACCGACAGTCCGGAAAGTTCGATCATCTGCCGCGCCAGTTCAATGATCTTTACCGGTTCTCCCATGTCCAGCAGGAAGACATCTGCCCCTTCGGCAAAACTGCCTGCAAGCAGCACCAGTTGTGCGGCCTCGGGAATGGTCATGAAATAGCGCGTTACATTTTCATGGGTTACGGTAATCGGCCCGCCATCCTCGATTTGTTTCTTGAACAGCGGAATGACCGACCCGGATGATCCCAGTACATTGCCGAAGCGCACGCTTGCAAAACAGGTGCCTGGCGTGCGCGCCTGCTGGTCCTGCACCACCAGTTCCGCCAGCCGCTTGCTTGCTCCCATTACGCTGGTCGGGCGAACTGCCTTGTCGGTAGAGACCAGGGTAAAGCGCTTGATGCCGGCACGGGCAGCTTCCTGCGCCAGCACCTGCGTGCCAAGTACATTGTTTCGGATGCAGGCCAGTTCGTTTCGTTCCGTAAGCGGCACATGCTTGTAGGCCGCGGCATGAAAAACAACCGACATATTGTCCTGGCTCAAAACCTGCTGCACGCGCTTGCGGTCCGTGACCGAGCCAAGCTTTGCAATGAGTTCGGTTCCTGCTTCATTGGCGAGTGTGCGCAGTTCAAGTTCGATCTGGTAAAGTGCATGTTCGGATTGTTCGAACAGCACAAGGGCTTCCGGTTTCGCCTCCAGCAGTTTGCGGCAAAGCTCTGATCCGATGGAGCCGCCGGCTCCACTCACCATTATTCTTTCGCCGGTGTAGCTCTCGCGAATGGCCGGCATTTCCAGATCAACGCCACTTCTTCCCAGCAAAGTGTCAATGCTGACCGGCCGCAGACTCTTGAGGATGCCGCCAGACTGGATAATTTCAAGATAGGACGGTAGTTCCATGACGCTGCACCCATAGGCTTTGACGTCTTCGATGATCTGCCGCCGCCGCTCCTGGGTGATCGACGGCATTGCCAGAAAGATGGTTCCGATCTGAAAGCGCTTTATGGCATCGCCGAGCGCTTCGGGCGCAAAAACCTTCAGCCCTGAAATCATCAAACCCTGAAGCTTGCGGTTGTTGTCGATCAACAATACCGGCTTGTAGCTTGTGTCGCTTCGCAATGCTGCGAGCAGTTGCAGCCCACCGGAGCCCGCACCGTAAATCG from Salaquimonas pukyongi harbors:
- a CDS encoding polysaccharide biosynthesis protein, with the protein product MYQTLTNLPRWAKSGILLAYDLLAIVAAYYAALVLRLNDIWHEAWISRSPSIIAITLMVGSVLFFALRLHTIKLAGFETNAALRTALWAAILSLGGFVVNLWLFSVPRTVPLIFGPILYLLVLGARYLALGILAWLSSGVTGKTPVAIYGAGSGGLQLLAALRSDTSYKPVLLIDNNRKLQGLMISGLKVFAPEALGDAIKRFQIGTIFLAMPSITQERRRQIIEDVKAYGCSVMELPSYLEIIQSGGILKSLRPVSIDTLLGRSGVDLEMPAIRESYTGERIMVSGAGGSIGSELCRKLLEAKPEALVLFEQSEHALYQIELELRTLANEAGTELIAKLGSVTDRKRVQQVLSQDNMSVVFHAAAYKHVPLTERNELACIRNNVLGTQVLAQEAARAGIKRFTLVSTDKAVRPTSVMGASKRLAELVVQDQQARTPGTCFASVRFGNVLGSSGSVIPLFKKQIEDGGPITVTHENVTRYFMTIPEAAQLVLLAGSFAEGADVFLLDMGEPVKIIELARQMIELSGLSVKDGENPDGDIEICITGLREGEKLYEELLIDAETLPTPHPKILRARETRFGKRQFSAIMKKLEAALEDEDALAARKILSDHAGLVEEGHFGPASRSATPA